A region from the Acyrthosiphon pisum isolate AL4f chromosome A1, pea_aphid_22Mar2018_4r6ur, whole genome shotgun sequence genome encodes:
- the LOC103310532 gene encoding uncharacterized protein LOC103310532 has translation MFRQVEVAEEDRNLQRIVWRSNPSEALRTYRLGRVAYGTTSASFMTTKCLSVLSEEFNSQFPNAAKAVRTDFYMDDLLSGAQTEEECLRLQKNITRILNSAKMPLRKWCSNSQSVLEHIDNKNDDELLVLDLGANDVIKSLGLCWKPVVDVFQFNVAISDKNSEATKRSLLSALNSIFDPLGFLAPVLVKGKIFLQQLWLVKADWDSSLSVEIKQKWYNYWSDLSTLKTLEIPRKAVACAGLRTEFHGFCDASENAYGACIYVRCKLPSGVWQSRLLCASTRVAPLKGATIPRLELGGSPSTGSVSNEVLGWLNSQSSRLKTYVSNRVAQILDITNTEQWYYVRTYDNPADVLSRGVKAQDLKGIELWWSGPKWLSHEQNGWRFERVSLPTGEELPEQKTVRFVLLTVQLPMRLVDSCSNWQRLRRATAWILRFIEFIKTKRTPQLIRYLTVKELMVAEQRLIAYAQREAFPEEHEALAKNKDIPGRSKLRSLNIGLRYGMIVVGGRLDNANLSQDQRQPIILPYNHRITQLIFLDYHMKLLHCGPQLLLAEIRQRYWPLSGRLLARSTVRRCVKCVRSKPIFKIPIMAPLPRERVQCSRPFTYTGVDFAGPLIIRSGIRGRSGTKAWVSIFVCFSTRAVHIEVVEDLTSKAFIAALRRFVARRGKPAELWSDNGTNFVGANKELTKYTQHLGSQLANEGITWRFNPPSAPHFGGLWEAAVKSAKHHLARTTGEAKLTLSELSTLLCQIEACLNSRPLTPMSSDPNDFTSLTPAHFLLGAPVTSFPEPDLNGEEPHAMRRWKFVQHLLQTFWKRWHMEYLPQLQVRGKWTSGSSNLAIDDLVIVKEDNLPPFKWHLARVIELHLGCDGNVRVVSVRNSSGKTMRRPVAKLCKLPIDSEKSVEK, from the exons ATGTTTCGACAGGTAGAGGTTGCAGAAGAAGACCGAAACTTGCAGCGTATCGTCTGGAGGTCAAACCCTAGTGAAGCGTTACGGACTTATAGACTGGGAAGAGTTGCATACGGTACAACTTCTGCTTCATTCATGACCACAAAATGTCTGTCAGTCCTATCAGAAGAATTCAACAGTCAGTTTCCCAATGCAGCTAAGGCAGTACGAACAGATTTCTACATGGATGACCTCCTGTCTGGTGCACAAACTGAGGAAGAGTGTTTACGTCTACAGAAGAATATTACTAGGATATTGAATTCAGCAAAAATGCCATTACGAAAATGGTGTTCAAACTCGCAGTCAGTACTCGAACATATCGACAACAAAAATGATGATGAGTTATTAGTGTTAGATTTGGGTGCAAATGACGTAATTAAATCGTTAGGCCTATGTTGGAAGCCAGTGGTAGACGTCTTTCAGTTCAACGTAGCGATTTCTGACAAGAACAGTGAAGCAACTAAGCGTAGTCTCCTGTCCGCTCTAAACAGTATATTTGACCCACTAGGATTCCTTGCTCCAGTGTTggtaaaaggaaaaatatttCTGCAGCAACTATGGCTCGTTAAAGCAGATTGGGATAGTTCATTGTCtgttgaaataaaacaaaaatggtaCAATTACTGGTCAGACCTCAGTACGCTTAAAACACTGGAAATTCCAAGAAAGGCAGTCGCATGTGCAGGATTAAGGACCGAGTTTCACGGCTTTTGTGATGCATCAGAAAATGCCTATGGTGCATGTATTTATGTACGGTGTAAACTGCCAAGCGGAGTATGGCAATCACGATTATTGTGCGCATCTACTCGGGTCGCCCCTCTCAAGGGAGCTACAATCCCTAGATTAGAATTGGGGGGGAGCCCTAGTACTGGCTCAGTTAGCAATGAAG TGTTGGGATGGTTGAATAGTCAATCTAGTCGTTTGAAAACTTATGTGTCAAACCGTGTTGCACAGATTTTAGATATTACCAATACTGAGCAATGGTACTATGTTAGGACTTATGATAATCCAGCAGATGTGTTATCGAGGGGTGTGAAGGCGCAAGACTTGAAAGGCATTGAGTTGTGGTGGAGTGGACCAAAATGGCTATCTCATGAGCAAAATGGTTGGCGATTCGAACGAGTATCACTGCCAACTGGAGAAGAATTACCTGAGCAGAAAACCGTACGTTTCGTTCTTTTAACAGTGCAGTTACCAATGCGACTTGTTGATTCATGCTCAAACTGGCAACGCCTACGTCGAGCAACTGCGTGGATTCTGCGGTTCATTGAATTCATAAAAACTAAACGTACCCCACAACTAATACGCTACCTGACAGTTAAAGAGTTAATGGTTGCTGAACAGAGACTGATAGCTTATGCTCAAAGGGAAGCCTTTCCGGAGGAGCATGAAGCATTAGCAAAAAATAAGGACATTCCTGGTCGAAGCAAGTTAAGGTCATTGAACATCGGTCTAAGGTATGGCATGATAGTAGTAGGTGGTCGTCTTGACAATGCCAATCTTTCACAAGACCAAAGACAACCAATAATTCTTCCATACAATCACAGAATTACACAGTTGATATTCTTAGATTATCACATGAAATTATTGCATTGTGGTCCTCAGTTATTATTAGCGGAAATCAGGCAGAGGTATTGGCCGCTGTCTGGTAGACTATTAGCGCGCTCAACAGTTCGAAGGTGCGTGAAGTGTGTACGGAGCAAACCGATCTTTAAAATTCCAATAATGGCACCATTACCAAGGGAAAGAGTACAATGTTCACGTCCCTTCACGTACACGGGCGTGGATTTTGCAGGACCGTTAATCATCCGAAGCGGAATCAGGGGTCGATCAGGAACAAAGGCGTGGGTATCAATATTCGTGTGTTTTTCTACAAGAGCGGTTCATATAGAAGTAGTCGAGGACTTAACGAGCAAGGCTTTTATAGCGGCCTTAAGACGATTTGTTGCTAGACGAGGCAAACCCGCAGAACTGTGGAGCGATAACGGAACAAACTTCGTTGGAGCAAACAAGGAGTTGACCAAATATACTCAACATCTTGGCAGTCAGCTAGCAAATGAAGGGATCACCTGGCGTTTCAATCCCCCATCAGCCCCTCATTTTGGAGGGCTGTGGGAAGCAGCAGTTAAGAGCGCTAAACACCACTTGGCTAGGACTACTGGAGAGGCAAAGCTAACTCTAAGTGAGCTCAGTACACTGCTATGTCAAATTGAAGCCTGCCTCAATTCCCGACCATTGACACCTATGAGCAGCGATCCTAACGACTTCACTTCACTTACCCCAGCGCACTTCTTACTCGGTGCACCTGTAACGTCGTTCCCAGAACCTGATTTAAATGGCGAAGAACCACATGCAATGCGACGTTGGAAATTTGTACAACATCTGCTTCAAACTTTCTGGAAGCGATGGCACATGGAGTACCTACCCCAACTACAGGTCCGTGGAAAGTGGACATCAGGAAGCTCCAACCTAGCCATAGACGATTTAGTAATTGTCAAAGAAGACAACCTACCGCCCTTTAAGTGGCACTTAGCACGCGTTATAGAACTACATCTAGGTTGTGACGGTAACGTAAGGGTTGTGTCCGTACGTAACTCTTCCGGCAAAACAATGCGCCGTCCAGTCGCAAAACTTTGCAAGCTCCCAATAGATTCAGAGAAGTCTgttgaaaaatag
- the LOC103310529 gene encoding uncharacterized protein LOC103310529, whose amino-acid sequence MVLDEDNEKQMILLRKKRGVVKASLTRLRNFVKEFDHNEQSISLLEFRQEELPNINKKFDAVQCEIELITEEPEKEEEERALFERNYFETRSQMQEIINTRSSSSTVGPNTSFGSSSNTNRVRLAPIPLPTFNGDIENWEAFYDVFRALVHNDEGLTSVQKLYYLRSCLSGPALDIVSSIPMVDGNYEVFTERLKQRYDNGSLVIQTHIRALLDAPRVDTATIEALQLLHSHIGSHVAALKALGQPIEQWDAWLVTIILRCLDKNTAHEWQLRQEDSQLPKYIDIERFLARRCIAFENSNSELQSRSHSQPMATGQHQSTSKQRRSEKATKMAFLATGKGQTTKCPCCTGLHRIYACDKFKELSINDRLNIIRDTHLCFNCLSAYHTTKTCKSNGSCGECGLKHNTLLHFSKSVSDDQKFSNTSEGESSATGALSATLWSSGNRYAFLATAQVIVKNTNGMQFKCRAVLDSGAQVNFISKRLQNVLKLSGERVALPVSGIGSSRTQSTTRVDIKVCSRVSPFQANISCYVLPSIVNTLSSSTRPSDGWGIKKNILSQLADPQFDQAGTVDMLMGAGIFFELLESERIPLQTGNLTLQSTKLGWVMTGEFNVNCLVSIGASLEDEWRTMKTDQGLFGRLSKANKRHVEEQETVQHFEKTATRRADGRFVLRLPVKPEVSQLGDSISMAMSRFISVERRLSRDEQLRTEYVKFMTQYLEMGHMEEVIENEIPTSRQFYLPHHAVVKTASLTTKVRVVFDASAKSSSGLSLNDVLMCGPSIQEELFSILCRFRSHQFVITAAT is encoded by the coding sequence atgGTTCTCGATGAGGATAATGAGAAACAGATGAtcttattaagaaaaaaacgtGGAGTGGTGAAGGCCTCATTAACACGACTTCGTAATTTTGTAAAGGAGTTTGATCACAATGAACAGTCAATCTCTCTCCTCGAGTTTCGTCAAGAagaattacctaatataaataaaaaatttgacgCAGTTCAATGTGAAATTGAGTTAATTACGGAAGAACCAGAGAAGGAAGAAGAAGAACGAGCATTATTTGAAAGGAACTACTTCGAAACAAGATCTCAAATGCAAGAAATCATCAACACCCGGAGCTCTTCAAGTACCGTAGGGCCAAATACATCGTTTGGATCGTCAAGCAATACAAACCGGGTTAGATTGGCGCCTATACCTCTGCCCACATTTAACGGTGACATTGAAAACTGGGAGGCCTTTTATGATGTTTTTCGCGCATTGGTTCACAATGATGAGGGGCTTACGTcagtacaaaaattatattatttaagatccTGTTTGAGTGGCCCAGCTTTAGATATCGTTAGTTCAATCCCGATGGTCGACGGAAATTATGAGGTGTTTACCGAACGGCTGAAGCAGAGATATGACAACGGAAGCCTCGTGATACAGACGCACATACGAGCGCTTCTTGATGCACCTCGTGTAGATACCGCTACCATAGAAGCGTTACAATTACTACATTCACATATTGGAAGTCATGTAGCTGCGCTTAAGGCCTTAGGCCAACCAATAGAACAGTGGGACGCATGGCTAGTTACTATTATTCTAAGGTGCCTTGACAAGAATACGGCACATGAGTGGCAGCTTCGACAAGAGGACTCGCAATTACCCAAGTACATTGACATAGAAAGGTTTTTAGCCAGAAGAtgtattgcatttgaaaattcaaactcGGAATTACAGTCACGATCTCATAGTCAACCAATGGCAACAGGCCAACACCAATCAACTAGTAAACAAAGAAGGTCGGAGAAAGCTACCAAAATGGCATTTTTAGCCACTGGAAAGGGTCAGACCACAAAATGTCCATGCTGCACTGGGTTGCATAGGATATATGCGTGTGACAAGTTTAAGGAGTTGAGTATAAATGATCGTCTAAATATTATACGAGACActcatttatgttttaattgtttgtcCGCGTATCATACAACGAAAACATGCAAGTCAAACGGTTCATGTGGAGAGTGTGGGTTGAAGCATAATACTCTACTACATTTCTCAAAAAGTGTATCCGATGACCAGAAATTTAGCAATACAAGTGAAGGAGAATCATCTGCAACTGGTGCGTTATCAGCTACCTTATGGTCATCAGGGAACCGTTATGCATTTTTAGCTACAGCACAAGTGATCGTCAAAAATACAAATGGAATGCAGTTCAAATGTCGTGCCGTGTTAGACAGCGGCGCTCAAGtgaattttatatctaaaaggTTACAAAACGTACTTAAACTATCAGGAGAAAGGGTTGCATTGCCAGTGAGTGGAATCGGTTCAAGCAGAACACAATCGACTACAAGGGTAGACATCAAGGTTTGTTCCCGAGTATCACCATTCCAAGCCAACATATCATGTTACGTATTACCATCAATTGTCAACACCTTATCATCGAGTACAAGACCCTCAGACGGCTGgggaatcaaaaaaaatatactctcACAGTTAGCTGACCCTCAGTTCGACCAAGCAGGTACCGTCGATATGTTAATGGGTGCAGGAATATTTTTTGAGTTGTTAGAGTCAGAAAGGATTCCGCTTCAAACTGGTAATCTCACATTACAATCCACAAAATTAGGCTGGGTTATGACCGGAGAGTTTAACGTTAATTGCTTAGTGAGTATTGGAGCGTCATTAGAAGACGAATGGCGAACAATGAAAACAGATCAAGGATTGTTCGGTAGGTTATCCAAGGCCAATAAGCGTCATGTAGAAGAACAGGAAACGGTACAACATTTCGAAAAAACTGCCACCAGGAGAGCTGATGGTCGGTTTGTTCTCCGTCTACCTGTAAAACCAGAAGTTAGCCAACTAGGCGATAGCATATCTATGGCCATGTCACGCTTCATTAGCGTTGAAAGAAGATTATCACGAGATGAACAACTACGTACCGAGTATGTAAAATTCATGACACAATATTTAGAAATGGGTCACATGGAGGAAGTAATTGAAAACGAAATTCCAACATCAAGGCAATTTTACTTACCACACCACGCAGTGGTCAAAACGGCCAGTCTAACTACAAAGGTACGAGTAGTTTTCGACGCATCAGCTAAGAGCTCATCAGGACTATCTTTAAACGATGTCCTAATGTGTGGTCCGAGTATCCAAGAAGAATTGTTTTCGATCTTATGTCGGTTTAGAAGTCATCAGTTCGTTATCACTGCGGCTACGTAG
- the LOC103310533 gene encoding uncharacterized protein LOC103310533 → MFKREFLHNAAPVKNKETVQHFEKTATRRADGRFVLRLPVKPEVSQLGDSISMAMSRFISVERRLSRDEQLRTEYVKFMTQYLEMGHMEEVIENEIPTSRQFYLPHHAVVKTASLTTKVRVVFDASAKSSSGLSLNDVLMCGPSIQEELFSILCRFRSHQFVITAAT, encoded by the exons ATGTTTAAAAGAGAGTTTTTGCACAACGCCGCGCcggttaaaaataaa GAAACGGTACAACATTTCGAAAAAACTGCCACCAGGAGAGCTGATGGTCGGTTTGTGCTCCGTCTACCTGTAAAACCAGAAGTTAGCCAACTAGGCGATAGCATATCTATGGCCATGTCACGCTTCATTAGCGTTGAAAGAAGATTATCACGAGATGAACAACTACGTACCGAGTATGTAAAATTCATGACACAATATTTAGAAATGGGTCACATGGAGGAAGTAATTGAAAACGAAATTCCAACATCAAGGCAATTTTACTTACCACACCACGCAGTGGTCAAAACGGCCAGTCTAACTACAAAGGTACGAGTAGTTTTCGACGCATCAGCTAAGAGCTCATCAGGACTATCTTTAAACGATGTCCTAATGTGTGGTCCGAGTATCCAAGAAGAATTGTTTTCGATCTTATGTCGGTTTAGAAGTCATCAGTTCGTTATCACTGCGGCTACGTAG